The nucleotide sequence GCCCTCCAAAACGGCGGACATAAGGCCCACCAGGACGTCCTTCAGCGGCAGGACTCGCGGCATGTCCGGGGCGTAGATTGGCTGGAAGCTGAAGCGGTAGCCGCACAGTTCGCAGTACTCCTTGTGCGAGTAGCGCATCCATTGCATCAGACAGTCCTGGTGGATGTACTTGATCGATCCCGTGCAGATGCACGGGTAGAAGAGCGGCCTATCCGGCTGTGCCTCGCAGCGGCACACGCGGCAGATGTCGCCCTGCGACAGGTCGTCCATCCTGATGATCCTTGTATCCTTGGGCCTTCTTCAGTTCAACGGAAAAACCGAAGTTCCATCGGCCATTTGCGCAATTCGCTGGGCAATTTCGCTAATTGGCCCGAGGGGGCTGGCCGTTCCAGCCGATTCTCCCCGCCTTTTTCAACTACGCTAATTATAATACCCGATGTCTGCGGAACGTTTAGCGAGTCTAACACTTGAATTTTAACCGAGAACTTTATTATTAcgacaaaacaaaaatatgcaGCTCACTTCACAAAAAAAGTGGCCAGGCGCAGTGTGTGCACACCCCGAAAATGGTGAAAATCTTTGTAACAGAGTTGCCACCTAGTTCGTAACAGCAAGGAAAGGGAAACAGTCACGATATAAATCTGTACTGATAAATACGTTCTAAAGATTGACATATATGCATATTTATTGTGTATTATTCGCGgtacaaacaaataaatgggTTAAtgcaatacaatttttttgatTAATAGATAATAGCTCTATTTTATTGACGCTTATTTAACTTCTTTCTGTCTTCAATAATGAACTTATATCTATATCTTCAcattatttaaaagccaaaacTAAATTTCATTTCAACGCTAGATCAAtggatcaaatattttttatggaataaaaaatgtaagagTTCCCATAACAATGTGTCCACACCTTTGGTGGAATGCCGGAAATCGAGTGATCTGGCAACTCTCCGGGCGGTGTCATTATTTTGCAATCAATTCTCAAGGTATTTTGCACTTTTGCACTCCAGAAAAAGGCAGACAATAAGCAATGCAGCGACAGATGGTAAATATCCTGGGGCAGACGACGCGTCGATTGGTCGGTGGCCAGCAATTCCGGCCGTTGTCAGTCTCCTCGCAGCGCCAGGAGATCTTCAAAGTTCAAAGTGTCGAGGATTTCGACAAGAAAGTGAAGAACAGCCAGCAGCCCGTGATTGTGGACTTTTTTGCAACGTAATTTGGTTTCTATATAATGTAATATATATCCTTTTAATGTATATATTATACACCAACAGATGGTGCAATCCGTGCAAGCTGCTGACCCCCAGAATCGAGAGCATTGTAGGCGAACAGGCGGGTTCCATCAAATTGGCCAAAGTGGATATAGATGAGCACAGCGAACTGGCTCTGGACTACGATGTGGCCGCCGTGCCCGTCCTGGTGGTGATGCAGAATGGCAAGGAGGTCCAGCGCATGGTGGGCCTCCAGGATGAGGACAAAATCCGCGCCTGGGTTGCCGCCGCCGTCAAGCAGTCAAAGTAGGATCGTAAGCCCCAGGAAAtccccccaaaaaaaatatgaagcCAAGCTTTAAGTTAATTCGGACTTTCgaaataaatgtttaattaCCCTGTTGAAACAACAAAAGAGCTAGAACTACAGATTACTAAACTAAATGGAAAACCAGCCTGGAGTGCCGGGTCGCTTCTTGTTCCTGTCCAGAAATCTGCGGAAGCCTTCTTTCGATTCATCCAGCGACTTTTCCTCCTTGGCCTGTCTTTCAGCCTTTTCCGCAAAGAAATCGGGGAAGACAAAGGACTCTTCCCTCGGCTGGAGAAGGCAGATATTATAAGTAataaccttttaaaatatGACATTGTAAAAGCCCATACCAATGTTACATAAGCCAGCTTCACGTCGTCTTTCTTGGTGATGTATCCGTAGGCCTGATCCTTCTTGGTCTCTCCCAGGGCGATTCGAGTGCGCACATCCACCACTGGCAGCTTGTAGATCTTCTCTAGATAGCTGCGCACATCGTATTTGGTCATTTCCATCGAAACCGAAAAGGTGACCACATTGGGGGGCTGCTCCTCCGTGGGGCGGATCAGCTTCATCCAGAAGTTGGGCAGGAAAACGCGCAGCTGCGGATTGCCGCGCTGGTAGATGGGATACCACCTTGTGGACATGGTGCTTCAGCAActcttgtttttagtcaagattaaagaatttaaattaattgttGTCCGTTTACAAAATGAACTAAAAAAGGCCAAATGTTTTGTGTTGAACCACGGGCGGAGAAAAGGGGTCGAGTAAGATTGCTAAGTATACTGAAGATAAATTGTAATATCTgtataagaaaaatataataataacaaaaacaaatgggCTTATATGTAAGTTTCTTACTGCAATAATAAAGAAAGAGCtgaaaatatatgtatatttaaagccctcttaaaatatttctgcCCGTGCCCCTTTCAAACCACGTGGGTTGTCCAACACTTGTCGATAACAGCTGATTGCCCAAATcacaaaactttttaaatGTGATCCGGCTGAAATCGCTTGTAATTCCCGCTCGAAATGGTTAAAATCAGGAAAAAGGAGGCAAAAAAGAAGCCATTGACCCGCAAGGACCAGAGAAAGCAAAAGTCAGAGGTTAAAAAGCAGAATAAGCGACTTTATCATGCCGGCAAAACTAACGGTCCTCAGCGCGTGGCAGCGGCGGCAGAGGCGTCGGCAGCGCAGTCGCTGCAGCGCAAAAACAAGAAGAAGAAAAGGAGCAAGAAAGTGATCCAAAATCCAGATGAAATTCCCAAGGAGCAGCTTTTATCCGGGGAAATCGCCAGCGACGATGATGAGTCCATCGATTCGGACTTCAGTGATCCCGAGGTGGATGCTCTTATGCCCAAAAGGGCGAAAGTAGAGGTCTACGAACCGCTCCAGGGGAAAAAGGCGAGGAAAGGAGGCGCCATCCAAAGACAGGATGAGGAGGCGGCCAGGCGGAAGGAGCTCCGCCAGCAGCGGGAACTGCAGACCAAGTCCAAGAAGCAGCGACTTAAGCAACTCCGCCTGGAGAACGAGGAGGAGGATCGCGAGATCAACAAGCTGGAGAAGAAGTTGAAACTCAACAAATCAAAGGATAAGAACCGCCTGGTTAGGAAGATGTTTAACGATGGCCTGGATTACCTGCTGGACTTTGTCCTGGATGACGAGGAGGAGAAGCTGAAGTGGGAGGAGAAGCAGGAGCGCAAGAAGCGGCTGAAGGAGAAGCAGGAAAAAGAGGTGGCGGGCATGTGGAGCGACGAGGAAGAGGATGAGGAGCGGGATGAGCCCCAGGATAACTTCCCCGAAGACGACAGTGGGTCGGAGGAGGAATTGGATGATGAAGACCTCAGTGGAGATGAGGAGCACAGCGACGAGGAGTccgaagaggaggaggaggcacCCAAAGGTGAACAAGAGTACCATATAGTAACTATCTCGTTAACTCTTTTTTTAATCCTTCCCAGTTAAAGAAGACATCTACGGACGCAAGCGTGATGCAGAGGGCAACATCCTGCCCGATCCCGTGGAGCAGGAGGCCTCTGCCGCCGGCCAGAAGTACATACCTCCACATCAGCGAGCTCTGATGGCCGCCAGTGCGGGATCCAGCGAAAAGCAGGCCGAGATTCTGGCCCGCCTTCTAAAGCAATGCAAAGGTCTGCTCAATCGTCTGTCCGAGGCCAATCTGCACAAGATCGCTGCTGGTATAGAGGCGCTCTACATGAAGAACTCGCGCTTCAACATGAACGAAACCCTGACCAAGTTACTCCAGGAAGCCCTGCTGGGCTCCACGCGAACCAATGAGCGAATGGTGCAGGAACATATGGTTTTATTGGCCTATCTGCATGCCCAAATAGGCAGCGAGATTGGAGCGCATTTTCTGCAGACCTTTGTTGAGCTATTTGATGGTTATGTAAAGAATATCGCTAACCTGGACGTTGAGGACAAGCAGTTGAATAACTTAGTGCTAGTCCTCTGCTACATGTACCTCTTCAAGATTTACGAGCTGAGCCTGCTGATGGAGCTGATAGGCAAATTGGCCGATCAGCTTTGCGAGAAGAGCGTGGAGTGCCTTTTGCTAATCTTCCAGTCAATCGGTTTCCGCCTGCGCAAGGACGATCCATTGGCTTTCAAGACCATGATGCAAAGAGTTCAATCGCAGATTGCCACTGCCCCACTGGAACTGAAAGAGAATCCCCGCTTACGTTTCATGGTGGACATTCTGAATGCTGTCAAGAACAACAATATGCAAAAGCTTCCCCAATATGATCCTGAGTTGGCAGAGAATCTCCGAAAGCGTCTGAAGGCCATGTTGAAAAATGATCGCTATGTGGTTACCTTGAACATAACCCTAGAGGATCTCCTACGTGCTGATAAAGTGGGAAAATGGTGGATTGTGGGCTCTGCCTGGACGGGAAATCTCGATGAGATGGGTTCCGCCAAGCAAAAGCAGGATAAGAACTCAGCCAAGACTGCAAACGGAGGCTTCGCGGATCAGTTACTGGAGCTGGCCAGAAAGCAGCAGATGAACACCGCTGAAAGGAGGAATATCTTCTGCATCATAATGAGTGCCGCTGATTATGTGGATGCCTTCGAGAAGATCCTCCATTTGGCTCTGAAGGATCAGCGGGCGGTGGCCTATGTGATCATCCATTGCGCCCTCAACGAAAAGCGCGCCAATCCCTACTATGCTCATTTGGCCCTCAAATTCTGTCAGTTCAATAGAAAGTATCAGCTGGCCTTCCAGTTTGCCAGTTGGGACAGGATCAATGATATCGAAAAGCTTTCCAGGCCCCAGATTCGCAACCTGGCTAGTTTCCTTCAGCAAGTAATCCTAGCTGCTGGTTTGCAGCTCTCTGTGCTCAAAGTGGTGGACTTTATGCAGCTGGACAAACTGAGCTTTTACTTTATGAAAGAGGTGATGGTGAGGTTACTTTTGGCGCCGGATGAGCGGGAAGTCTATCAGACCTTTGAAAGAGTAGCCAAAAACACCAAGCTGCAGCAGTTTAAGCAGAGTGTAAGGCTTTTCCTGCAGCATTTCCTTTTGAAGGAGGATCAGCTGGAGAAGCTGAAGCTCAAGGAGGAGGAGCAACAGCTTCTGAAGCAGCGCGTGGACCACCTGGACAAGCTACTGGCCTATGTGGACTTGTAAATATAAGTTAACTTAAAAGGCGACCTTAGTTTCttataaaataaacttaaaacttAAGAGCAACatatatttctatatatattatattttttgtaaaatagAAAGGCTCTCTTTATTTAAATCTAAGGGCAAACATTAACAACTAACATAAACAACTAGTCGAAGCTTTGGAGGAGATCGCGTGCCCGCTGGTAACGGGTGGACTCGATCAGTTTCTGCCTTTCGGCTTCATCCTCCAGCTTTTCGCCCTCCTTGTCCAGTTTTTGGATCACCTCCTCGGCCAGTTGGCTGATCTTTGAGCGCGCTGCACCCTGAGAACTGGCCAAATACTCCAGAGCAGTGGGCCACAGCTCTGCATCCAGTTTCTCCTCATCGAAGGCGGTCTGTTGGATGGAAATCTGACGGAGTTTGTTGAATTTCCACTCCTGACGGGATTCCTTCCATTTTATGAGGTATTCCTTGTTGATTTTGGCCTCCTTGTTGGAGTTTTGATTCTTTTGGGCTTCGAGGCGCTGTTGGTGCTTCTGTTTCTTCTTTTGTCGAACGGTGACCACCGCATTGACGTTTTCCGGACGAGCAGCCTCCTTAAGCTGCTCCTCTGTTGGCTGGGAATCCTCTTCGTCGTCGTCCGAGTTGGTTTCCTGCTTGCTGCGCTTCTGCTTTTGGGATTTGTTTGCCTCCTGAGCTTGTTTTCTTTTTAGAGGCTTCTGTGGGGCATCTTCCTCGACACCACTGGTGGCCACCTGCTCCTCCACGGCGTTTTTCTTGTTACGTTTCTTGGCGTCCAAGGCTTCGTCGCCTTTTTGACGCCTCTTGGGGGGTTTACCTGCAAGTTTTGGATGTGTTATATATAGCTGATGCAGATATAAAGCCAAATTAACCTGTTGCAGCCGCCTGTTGCTCCACCTGTGGCTCCACAATCAGACTTTTGTTGGCCACCTCGTCGTCGCTGGCCGCATGTCCCGCATTCTCGGCCGTCTCGTGCTTGCGTTTCTTGCCCTGGCGTTTGGCCTTCTTCTCCAGCTCAGTGCGGGCCATTTCAGCAGTGTGTCGATTCAAAATCAACTCAAAAAACCAAGTAATCCAagagaaaattaaaaaatctttttaaaatcTAAGCGAAATGTGTTTAAGCGTTGCGGAGTTGCCACATGGTCAACAGTTGTGCTGTTTACCAACACTGCAAAGTACGTTGTGTACCCAGTCTGGCAACTCCCTCACCATATGACTTGTCACAATCAATCAGGCAACTCCGACAAACATTGCCAAATTTTAGCTTTtgtttaataataaataaataagtaaattggCAAGCCATAAATAACATAAAGTGCATTTCGCGTGTTTAAGGCATGGCCTGAGCCACCACCTATAGTTTTAATGAAAATCCGGTCgaattttaatgaaatatttgccATGCTACTGGCGGCGCGTAAATAAAACCCGTGTGATAgttgaaattaattaaaataaaagccaTCTAGTAGTTAGCTATTCCTTAACTAAGGTAAAGAGGAGTATTAACCAATTAACAGGTAAGTTTTCTAGACAAATTATTCATATCCATAATTTATCtggcggcagcaacaacaaatcCAACCGGCAAATGCAACTGTTTACTcgcgcgtgtgtgtgtgtgtttttggcAGTGCGTGCGTGTTTGTGTGTCGCCGGCAAACTAAAATCGTGTTTTCGGTTTCAAATCGACAAGGGAATATGCAGCTTTatcattaaaaatacaaaaaggaTTGTATATGGAGAGAGGAGTTGTCGGAAGTCCTGAAACAGCTGTTGTTTGCTGGGAGGAGGACATGAAAATCCAGCTGTATTTTTAAAGGTGAGTGTAAGCCGCCAAAAACATTTACCGTTATAAGCTAATGCAATTACACGGAGTACCGTTCTTTCTTTTTATGTTATATTTCAGGGGCGGATTCAAGGGTTTTTGGGGGTTAAATTCCCCTGTCCAaaataagtaaacaaacattgttgtttttattttatttaacttcaTTGTTGTGTACATATGAGTATTActaaaacaacatttttaaaaatgcatGCTCCTAA is from Drosophila suzukii chromosome 3, CBGP_Dsuzu_IsoJpt1.0, whole genome shotgun sequence and encodes:
- the LOC108012468 gene encoding thioredoxin C-1, producing the protein MQRQMVNILGQTTRRLVGGQQFRPLSVSSQRQEIFKVQSVEDFDKKVKNSQQPVIVDFFATWCNPCKLLTPRIESIVGEQAGSIKLAKVDIDEHSELALDYDVAAVPVLVVMQNGKEVQRMVGLQDEDKIRAWVAAAVKQSK
- the mRpL23 gene encoding large ribosomal subunit protein uL23m; this encodes MSTRWYPIYQRGNPQLRVFLPNFWMKLIRPTEEQPPNVVTFSVSMEMTKYDVRSYLEKIYKLPVVDVRTRIALGETKKDQAYGYITKKDDVKLAYVTLPREESFVFPDFFAEKAERQAKEEKSLDESKEGFRRFLDRNKKRPGTPGWFSI
- the LOC108013456 gene encoding nucleolar MIF4G domain-containing protein 1 homolog, giving the protein MVKIRKKEAKKKPLTRKDQRKQKSEVKKQNKRLYHAGKTNGPQRVAAAAEASAAQSLQRKNKKKKRSKKVIQNPDEIPKEQLLSGEIASDDDESIDSDFSDPEVDALMPKRAKVEVYEPLQGKKARKGGAIQRQDEEAARRKELRQQRELQTKSKKQRLKQLRLENEEEDREINKLEKKLKLNKSKDKNRLVRKMFNDGLDYLLDFVLDDEEEKLKWEEKQERKKRLKEKQEKEVAGMWSDEEEDEERDEPQDNFPEDDSGSEEELDDEDLSGDEEHSDEESEEEEEAPKVKEDIYGRKRDAEGNILPDPVEQEASAAGQKYIPPHQRALMAASAGSSEKQAEILARLLKQCKGLLNRLSEANLHKIAAGIEALYMKNSRFNMNETLTKLLQEALLGSTRTNERMVQEHMVLLAYLHAQIGSEIGAHFLQTFVELFDGYVKNIANLDVEDKQLNNLVLVLCYMYLFKIYELSLLMELIGKLADQLCEKSVECLLLIFQSIGFRLRKDDPLAFKTMMQRVQSQIATAPLELKENPRLRFMVDILNAVKNNNMQKLPQYDPELAENLRKRLKAMLKNDRYVVTLNITLEDLLRADKVGKWWIVGSAWTGNLDEMGSAKQKQDKNSAKTANGGFADQLLELARKQQMNTAERRNIFCIIMSAADYVDAFEKILHLALKDQRAVAYVIIHCALNEKRANPYYAHLALKFCQFNRKYQLAFQFASWDRINDIEKLSRPQIRNLASFLQQVILAAGLQLSVLKVVDFMQLDKLSFYFMKEVMVRLLLAPDEREVYQTFERVAKNTKLQQFKQSVRLFLQHFLLKEDQLEKLKLKEEEQQLLKQRVDHLDKLLAYVDL
- the LOC108013457 gene encoding cholesin, which produces MARTELEKKAKRQGKKRKHETAENAGHAASDDEVANKSLIVEPQVEQQAAATGKPPKRRQKGDEALDAKKRNKKNAVEEQVATSGVEEDAPQKPLKRKQAQEANKSQKQKRSKQETNSDDDEEDSQPTEEQLKEAARPENVNAVVTVRQKKKQKHQQRLEAQKNQNSNKEAKINKEYLIKWKESRQEWKFNKLRQISIQQTAFDEEKLDAELWPTALEYLASSQGAARSKISQLAEEVIQKLDKEGEKLEDEAERQKLIESTRYQRARDLLQSFD